The sequence GTCCGCGCGCGTCCCCTCTCGCCCCGTGGATCGGTACGGCCACAGCCCCGTGGTGCCATACCGGGCCTCCTGCCTCACGGCACGGTAGCCCACGGCCCAGCGCACGCTGTCCGACGGGTGCGTGGATTCCCAGGTGCCGCTCGCGAAGGCGTAAGCCACTGCATTGTCGACGGGTTGCCCGCGGAACGGCCCGCGCGTGGGGTAGTAGCTCCCGGGGCAGGAGGGGCAGGTGGAGATCGTGGGGAGTGGCTCCCGCGCGTCCGCGTGCGCCGCGAACCGACTGGACCCCACGGAGTGGCGCAGCGTCCCAGCTCCAAAGGTGTGGTGAAGCGAGAGTTGCCCCGCGTTGCTCCCCCAGCGCGCATCGGTGGCGGTGACGAGCGCACCGATGTCGCCGCTCAACCGGTCCGCCTCGTGGATCCCGCTCGCCTCGATCCGCGTCCCACGACCCAGGTGCGCATCCACGCGTCCGGCCACATCCCGAAAGGAGTACGGGATGCGATCCAGCCCGGCTCCGAGCGCGGTGGAGACGCCCGCGGGGAGGAGGTCCGCGTACGTGCGCCGCCCCGCCACCATCCACCCCACACGCCCGCCCCGTGTGCGCCCGTCGGCCACGATCCTCCCGCTCACCAGCGACAGTTCCGCCGCTGCTCGACGGCCCGGCGCCCCCCCGGCGCGCGAGCGCAACGCCACCACCGCCGCGCCTCCGCTGCGCAGCTCCGTCGGCTGGACTCCGGCGTGGAGGAAGGCTGCCCCGACCGCGTCCGTGTTGACGGCCGAGAACAGCCCCGCACCGTGCAGGGGATTGAAGAGGGGTACTCCGTCGAAGAAGACCGCCGTCTGGTCCCACGACGCGCCGCGGACCCACAGCTCGGCCGTGTAGTCGTCACGGGTTTCCACCCCGGGGAAGCGCTGGAGCGCGCGGAACAGGTCTGCTTCTCCCAGGGTGAGCGCTTCCTGTACGTCGGCACTTGTGATCGCGCGGGTGTCGCTGGTCAGGAAGCGGTCCTGCCGCGCCCGCTCGGCCAGCACGCGCCGGGGGTCTTCGCGGTCTGCGGCCCGGGTGCCGGCGAAGGAGCGGTCCGCGTGGACGGCGGCCGTATGGGCCACCACCGGTTCCAGGCGGATCGGCTGCACCAGCATTCCGACGGAGAGCTGCGATTCGTGCGACTCGCTGATGCGCAGGTCCACGGTCACCGGCCGGTACCCCATGGCTCGCGCGTGGAGGCGGTAGTTCCCCGCCTGGAGGGTGCCCAACCGGTACAGCCCGGCGCTGTCGGTGATGACCACCCGGGCTTCCTTGCCGAAAGGGACCGGGTTGTCCCCCTGCTCGAGGAAGATCCCGGCGGGTGCCGGCTGCAGAATCACCCGCACGGAGGTCAGCGGC is a genomic window of Longimicrobium sp. containing:
- a CDS encoding TonB-dependent receptor, producing MNTDRSRARLVHALAAVAMLLLVAPAARGQRPAVPGSISGIVVDSETMQPLTSVRVILQPAPAGIFLEQGDNPVPFGKEARVVITDSAGLYRLGTLQAGNYRLHARAMGYRPVTVDLRISESHESQLSVGMLVQPIRLEPVVAHTAAVHADRSFAGTRAADREDPRRVLAERARQDRFLTSDTRAITSADVQEALTLGEADLFRALQRFPGVETRDDYTAELWVRGASWDQTAVFFDGVPLFNPLHGAGLFSAVNTDAVGAAFLHAGVQPTELRSGGAAVVALRSRAGGAPGRRAAAELSLVSGRIVADGRTRGGRVGWMVAGRRTYADLLPAGVSTALGAGLDRIPYSFRDVAGRVDAHLGRGTRIEASGIHEADRLSGDIGALVTATDARWGSNAGQLSLHHTFGAGTLRHSVGSSRFAAHADAREPLPTISTCPSCPGSYYPTRGPFRGQPVDNAVAYAFASGTWESTHPSDSVRWAVGYRAVRQEARYGTTGLWPYRSTGREGTRADRDLAYLVLWGERAWHPSPAMALESGVRAEVGGRIAGAQPVRLAPHLALRYRAGAGTSVSAGVARSFQYAQAVVPAGPGYHPVATSHLFWTLADEDSPLLRADVASLGIEQWIGGATLLSAATYLRHTSGVATPDPTPGWMTDRPLFVATQGEARGVDLSVRRLLGRWTGGVSYAYNDAEMESLGYRYPAPTSRRHALDLTSAVRVTRALRVGGAYKMASGAAFTRYDSALRECARPDDQASCRYLTYAREPGAERAPAYRSADLLLDWNGTVGGWQVGAFAQLHNVLGARNRAAYQSSRTVCRTPSSGALCGDPILDPLPESFDAENNLYLPGLPRVPTVGLRVVF